A region from the Aegilops tauschii subsp. strangulata cultivar AL8/78 chromosome 5, Aet v6.0, whole genome shotgun sequence genome encodes:
- the LOC109733646 gene encoding protein MIZU-KUSSEI 1-like: protein MGFAKRPNKVDGPPSRTSSVASSGTSASARTSSISSDDGNGGRPGQSPARGAPGHTLEAPSRKNRPARSPSRPALLFQKLRRALPILAPQCGRTPAGSAREVAASTSSGAADSHLMSRHVASGGGRRPCRRVTGTLFGRRKGRVALALQETPRSLPSLVVELALQTHALLRELGNPAGARIVLETERRRGGTGEGPKRAPPLLDEVAWTMFCNGRKTGYAVRREATDYDLTVMETLRAVSMGAGVLPVPAGAGAGGGVSGSAPDDEVAYMRGCFEHLVGSWDSESLYMVTPQGGGTGPELAVFFVRL, encoded by the coding sequence ATGGGCTTCGCCAAACGTCCTAATAAGGTCGACGGCCCGCCAAGCCGGACCAGCAGCGTGGCCTCCTCCGGCACCAGCGCCAGCGCCCGAACGTCCTCCATCTCCAGCGACGACGGGAACGGTGGACGGCCAGGCCAGTCCCCGGCGCGCGGCGCCCCGGGCCACACGCTGGAGGCGCCGTCGCGGAAGAACCGGCCCGCACGTAGCCCCTCCCGGCCGGCGCTGCTGTTCCAGAAGCTTCGCCGCGCGCTCCCCATCCTGGCGCCCCAGTGCGGGAGGACGCCGGCGGGGTCGGCGCGCGAGGTCGCGGCGTCGACCTCCTCGGGCGCCGCCGACTCGCACCTCATGTCGCGGCACGTCGCGtcgggcggcgggaggcggccgTGCCGGCGTGTGACGGGCACGCTGTTCGGCCGCCGCAAGGGCCGCGTCGCGCTGGCGCTGCAGGAGACGCCCCGGAGCCTGCCGAGCCTGGTGGTGGAGCTGGCGCTGCAGACGCACGCGCTGCTCCGCGAGCTCGGCAACCCCGCCGGCGCGCGCATCGTGCTGGAGACCGAGCGCCGCCGCGGCGGCACTGGCGAGGGGCCTAAGCgcgcgccgccgctgctggaCGAGGTGGCGTGGACCATGTTCTGCAACGGGAGGAAGACCGGGTACGCGGTGCGGCGGGAGGCGACGGACTACGACCTGACGGTGATGGAGACGCTGCGGGCGGTGTCCATGGGCGCCGGCGTGCTCCCGGTCCCAGCTGGAGCTGGAGCTGGAGGTGGGGTCTCGGGGTCGGCGCCGGACGACGAGGTGGCGTACATGCGCGGCTGCTTCGAGCACTTGGTGGGGTCGTGGGACTCGGAGTCGCTCTACATGGTGACGCCCCAGGGCGGCGGCACCGGCCCGGAGCTCGCCGTCTTCTTCGTCAGGCTCTGA
- the LOC109733662 gene encoding probable aquaporin PIP2-1: MVPNGNNDNNNAAKDYRDPPPAPLINAGELGKWSLWRAVIAEFTATLLFVYVTVATVIGHKRQTDATVGCGGAGILGIAWAFGGMIFVLVYCTAGVSGGHINPAVTFGLLLARKVSLVRALLYMVAQCLGAMCGAGLVKAVHGAQYARHGGGANELAPGYSKGAGLAAEIIGTFVLVYTVFAATDPKRKARDSHVPVLAPLPIGFAVLIVHLATIPITGTGINPARSLGPAVVYNNKKAWDDQWIFWVGPFIGAAIAMVYHQYIIRGGAGKAFASFRHNYIATA; encoded by the coding sequence ATGGTGCCCAACGGTAACAATGACAACAACAACGCCGCCAAGGACTACCGTGACCCTCCCCCGGCGCCGCTCATCAACGCCGGCGAGCTGGGCAAATGGTCGCTCTGGCGCGCCGTCATTGCCGAGTTCACCGCCACGCTCCTCTTCGTCTACGTGACCGTGGCCACAGTCATCGGCCACAAGCGCCAGACCGACGCCACCGTCGGCTGCGGCGGCGCGGGAATCCTCGGCATCGCCTGGGCCTTCGGCGGCATGATCTTCGTCCTCGTCTACTGCACCGCCGGCGTCTCCGGCGGCCACATCAACCCCGCCGTCACCTTCGGCCTCCTCCTCGCCCGCAAGGTCTCCCTGGTCCGCGCGCTGCTCTACATGGTCGCCCAGTGCCTCGGCGCCATGTGCGGCGCCGGCCTCGTCAAGGCCGTGCACGGCGCCCAGTACGCGCGCCACGGCGGCGGCGCCAACGAGCTCGCGCCCGGATACTCCAAGGGCGCCGGGCTCGCCGCGGAGATCATCGGCACCTTCGTGCTCGTCTACACCGTGTTCGCCGCCACCGACCCGAAGCGCAAGGCGAGGGACTCCCACGTGCCCGTGCTGGCGCCGTTGCCCATCGGGTTCGCCGTGCTCATCGTGCACCTGGCCACCATCCCCATCACCGGCACCGGCATCAACCCGGCAAGGAGCCTCGGCCCCGCCGTGGTGTACAACAACAAGAAGGCGTGGGACGACCAGTGGATCTTCTGGGTGGGGCCCTTCATCGGCGCCGCCATCGCCATGGTGTACCACCAGTACATCATCAGGGGCGGGGCTGGCAAGGCCTTCGCCTCCTTCCGCCACAACTACATCGCTACCGCCTAA